GAGTTGCACATCGAGCGGCACGGTCTCCTGCACGGTGTCGTGTTTGGGCGGATACGAGGCCTGGATCTGCACGCTCGTGAAGATGCCGAGGCGGTTCAGGTTCAATTCCGATCGTTCGCGTTTGGTGGTCGAATACACCTCGCCCGTGTGCACCTCGAGCCGGTCGTCGATGATCTTGCGCGCGAGATTCAGTTCGTCGCTGTTCTTGATCGTGCGTGTGATGGTGCCCACGCGTAATTGGCGGCCGTGCGCGAACCAGAGCCGCACCAGCGTGTTGTTCGACGATTTGAGTCGTTCGACGGTGACGCTGTCGCAGGACGCGACGGGGTAGCCGTTCTCGCCGAGATGTTTTAACACGCGGTCGATCTCGGCCTGCACATTGTCCTCGCTGAATGGCGCGCCCCGCATGAGAAAACGGTCGCGTCCCTCGCGCACGAGCGAGTCGAGTTCGCGCGGCAGGCCGCGCAGATTGCGGTAATCCACCGAGTCGATGTACGAGCGCGCTCCCGCGGCGATACGGAACGTCACGGTCACGCTCTCACCGTCATCGGCCTTGACGTATGAACCACGCGTGGTCGCCGAGATCCACCCGTTGCGTTTGAGGTACGCCGCGAGCCGTTCGGCATCCTGCCGCATCACCTCGTAATCAAAATACACGGGCTCGGCGGCGAAGGGCATGTTCTCGATGATGGACCAGAGGAAGGTGGCGATGGCGCCGGGCGATTCGTGTGTGTCGATCTGTTCGAGCAGCGTCTCGCTGTTCTCGATGGCGGAATCACCTTCCAGCAGCACCTCGTCTATGCGCAGCGAATCGTCGAAGGACGGATGCTGGGCCAGGAGGCGCGGGGCGGGATACAGCAGTACCACGCATGTCGCAAGCGCAAAAAACAGCCCAGCGGGAGACCGCCGGGCTCGACTGTGGACACGCGTAAAATCGTGGGCCGTGCTGGGTGGCATGGCGATGCAGCGTGGATCAGTAGTCGTTTTCCTCGTCTCCGAAATAGAAGTCCTCATCCACGGGGAAATCTGTCCAGATGTCCTCGATGCCTTCATAGGTTTCATCCGGATCCTCAAGTTCCTGCAGATTCTCGAGCACCTGCGTGGGCGCGCCGATGCGGGTCGCGTAATCGATCAATTCGTCGCGCGTGGCGGGCCACGGTGCATCGTCGAGCCAGGACGCGAGTTCCATGGTCCATATCATGTGCGTGTCTCCTTTGGTATGTATGC
This portion of the Ignavibacteriota bacterium genome encodes:
- a CDS encoding DUF2795 domain-containing protein, whose protein sequence is MIWTMELASWLDDAPWPATRDELIDYATRIGAPTQVLENLQELEDPDETYEGIEDIWTDFPVDEDFYFGDEENDY